Sequence from the Pirellulales bacterium genome:
GCTCGGCCAGATTGCGGACGTAAGCCTCGCGGTGACGATGGACTTGAAGCACGTGGGCAACGTGCTGTATCAAGTCGGCGCGACGAAAGACGAACTCGGCGGATCGCATCTGGCCCTCGTCGAGAAACTTGCGGGCGGGCATGTGCCGAAAGTGAACGCCCTATTGGCGAAAGCGACGTTCGCCGCGCTGCACAAGGCAATTGAATTGCGATTGGTTCGCTCTTGCCACGATCTCAGCGAAGGCGGACTGGCCGTCGCCGCGGCGGAAATGGCGTTTGCCGGCGGCCTGGGGGCGCGGATTTTCCTCGAACAAGTGCCCAATCAACTGGACCTAACCGCGCTGGAGAGCGCCGCGACCGCGAACAGTCCGTCGATCATCAACGCCCTTCTATTGTTCGCCGAATCGAATACGCGGTTCCTCTGCGAGGTCCCTCAAGATGCGGTGGGGCACTTCGAATCGATGCTCGGCGACGTGCCGCACGCCGCCGTGGGCGAGGTCATCGCCGAGCCGAAACTCCAAATCGTAAACGTTGACCCGGCCAATCCGTTCCATGTAATCGATGCCAGTTTAACGGACTTGAAGGAAGCCTGGCAGAAGCCGCTTCGCTGGTAACTGTAGTGGGCACACGCCGTATGGCGTAACCCGACGCGGCGGCGGACGGCACACGGAGTGTGCCTGCTACACTACGTCCGTCTCGACCCCTGACCTCAAATACGTTGCAATGGTTCAACCACGCGTTTTGATCCTGCGGGCGCCCGGCACGAACTGCGACGGCGAGACCGCGCACGCGTTTTCGCTCTCCGGCGGACGGACCGAGGTGCTCCACATTAATCGCCTGCTCGAACAGCCGAGCCTTTGCAACCAGCATCAAATCCTTTGCATTCCGGGCGGCTTCAGCTTCGGCGACGACATCGCCTCCGGCCGCATCTTCGCCAATTTGATCCGGCACCACCTGGCCGACGCCATGCGCGAATTCAGAGCGGCGGGCAAGCTGATCCTCGGCATCTGCAACGGCTTTCAAGTGCTCATCAACTCGGGCATCCTGCTCGAGGACGACCGGCGGCACGGCCCCCCGGCCACGCTGGCTTGGAACCGCTCCGGCCGGTTCGAGGATCGCTGGGTGCAGCTCAAGACCGACGGCTCCAAGTGCGTCTTTCTCGCCGGCATCGATTCGATGTATCTGCCGATAGCCCACGGTGAAGGCCGGTTCGCCGCCCGCTCCCCCGACGTGCTCGACGACCTAGACCACGCCGGACAACTCGTGCTCCGCTATACGGCAAGCGATCCTAGTAGGGTGCGTCAAGTCCGCGCAGACGCACCGCCACAAGACCCAGCCACATCCACTACATCAGTTTTGAAAGCTCCTCAAACCCTTGTCCCGTACCCCGAAAACCCCAACGGCGCCGAGCGCGACGTAGCGGGCGTTTGCGATCCCACCGGTCGCATCTTCGGCCTCATGCCGCACCCGGAGCGCCATGTCGATCCATCGCAACACCCGCGCTGGACCCGCGGCGAAGCTCGCACGCCCGGCGACGGTCTGCGAGTATTCGCCAATGCGGTGGCGTATTTCCGCTAACTTCACGGCGCCAGCAGAAGCCTTCCCGGCGATTGCAGATAGCCGATCACTTCATTCAGAAAGCGGGCGGCGGCGGCGCCGTCGACCAGGCGATGGTCGTACGAGAGGCTGAGCGGCATCATCAACCGCGGCTCGATGCGGTCTTCGACCACGACCGGCAGCTTCCGCGAGCGACCGAGGAGGAGAACCGCCACCTCGGGGAAGTTGATGATCGGCGTGGAGTAGGTGCCGCCGATGGCGCCGAGGTTGCTGATCGTGAACGACCCGCCGCGGAGGTCGTCGAGCGTGTATTGCGTGGCCTTCGCCTTCTCGGCAAGCGTGGTAAGCGATTGGGCGATGTGTGGGATGGTGAGCTTGTCGACGTCGCGCACGACCGGCACGACCAGCCCGCGCGGCGTGTCGACGGCGATCCCGAGGTTCACATAGTCCTTGTAAATGATCTGGCCGTTCTCCATGTCGAGCGAGGCATTCAACATGGGATGCTGCCGAAGCGACAAAGCCACGGCCTTCATCACGAACACGAGCGACGTGAGCTTGGCATTCGAGCCAGCGTAATCGGCAACGCTCCCTTTGCGGATTCGCTCCAATTCGGTGATGTCGGCGTCGTCGAAATTAGTGAGGTGCGGGATCGTGAAGGCGGACCGCACCATGTTGGCCGCGATCGTCTTGCGAATCTTCGGCATTGCCTCGCG
This genomic interval carries:
- a CDS encoding phosphoribosylformylglycinamidine synthase subunit PurQ — protein: MVQPRVLILRAPGTNCDGETAHAFSLSGGRTEVLHINRLLEQPSLCNQHQILCIPGGFSFGDDIASGRIFANLIRHHLADAMREFRAAGKLILGICNGFQVLINSGILLEDDRRHGPPATLAWNRSGRFEDRWVQLKTDGSKCVFLAGIDSMYLPIAHGEGRFAARSPDVLDDLDHAGQLVLRYTASDPSRVRQVRADAPPQDPATSTTSVLKAPQTLVPYPENPNGAERDVAGVCDPTGRIFGLMPHPERHVDPSQHPRWTRGEARTPGDGLRVFANAVAYFR